A genome region from Tachyglossus aculeatus isolate mTacAcu1 chromosome 15, mTacAcu1.pri, whole genome shotgun sequence includes the following:
- the ZRSR2 gene encoding U2 small nuclear ribonucleoprotein auxiliary factor 35 kDa subunit-related protein 2: MAAPEGRQLPEKPSHRKYRAALKKEKRKKRRQELARLRDSGFAEKDEENSVVEDEELEEEKQLEAERQKLHEEWLLREQKAQEEFRLKKEKEEAAKRRQEEEERRIKEEWEEQQRKEREEEEQKLQKKRDREEAVQKMLDQAESQLENGVTWHNPEPPADVRITEKDRANCPFYIKTGACRFGDRCSRKHNYPTLSPTLLIRSMFITFGMEQCRRDDYDTDASLEYSEEEIYQQFLDFYEDVLPEFKNVGKVIQFKVSCNFEPHLRGNVYVQYQSEEECQEAFSLFNGRWYAGRQLQCEFCPVTRWKMAICGLFERQKCPRGKHCNFLHVFRNPNNEFWEANRDIHMSPDRTSQSFGRSSERRDRPSHYEDYHGRSRRRRSPSPDYSYKRNGESERKKRSSHRSSSKYHKSSSRSSDKRSSHSRGRKRDRSRSRSRRSQSRSPSRSRSRDRRRSASRERNPQSPKSK, encoded by the exons ATGGCGGCGCCCGAGGGGAGGCAGTTACCGGAGAAACCGAG CCACAGAAAGTACCGAGCCGCCCTGAAGAAGGAGAAACGAAAGAAACGGCGACAGGAACTCGCTAGGCTCAGGGACTCAG GCTTTGCagaaaaagatgaggaaaattCCGTGGTTGAAGATGAAGAACtggaagaagagaaacaattAGAAGCTGAAAG GCAAAAATTACATGAAGAGTGGTTGCTGAGGGAACAGAAGGCTCAAGAGGAATTCAggctgaagaaggagaaagaggaggcagcaaAAAGACGtcaagaagaagaggag agaagaatcaaggaagaatgggaagaacagcaaagaaaagagagagaggaagaggaacagaaactacagaagaagagagacagagag GAAGCTGTACAGAAGATGCTGGATCAGGCTGAAAGTCAG CTGGAAAACGGAGTCACGTGGCATAATCCAGAACCACCAGCAGATGTACGGATAACGGAGAAAGATCGAGCTAATTGTCCATTCTACATCAAAACAGGAGCTTGCAGATTTGGAGACAG GTGTTCCCGTAAGCATAACTACCCAACATTGAGCCCAACACTCCTCATCAGAAGTATGTTTATAACATTTGGAATGGAGCAGTGCAGGAGGGATGACTATGACACCGATGCAAGTCTGGAGTACAGTGAGGAAGAAATATATCAACAATTCCTAGACTTCTATGAGGATGTGCTTCCTGAATTCAAGAATGTGGGAAAGGTTATTCAGTTCAAG GTCAGCTGCAACTTTGAGCCTCATCTACGGGGCAATGTGTATGTTCAATATCAGTC GGAAGAAGAGTGTCAGGAAGCCTTCTCTCTCTTCAATGGAAGATGGTATGCCGGACGACAGCTTCAGTGTGAATTCTGCCCAGTGACCCGCTGGAAAATGGCTATTTGTG GTTTATTTGAAAGGCAAAAGTGCCCCAGGGGGAAGCACTGTAACTTTCTTCATGTGTTCAGAAATCCCAACAATGAATTCTGGGAAGCTAACCGAGACATCCACATGTCCCCGGACCGGACTAGTCAATCCTTTGGCAGGAGCTCGGAGAGGAGGGACCGGCCGAGCCATTACGAAGACTATCACGGAAGGTCACGGAGAAGACGCAGCCCCAGTCCCGATTATTCTTATAAAAGAAACGGGGAGTCGGAGAGAAAGAAGCGCAGCAGCCACAGGAGTAGTAGCAAGTATCATAAGAgctcctcgagaagcagcgacaagagaagttcgcacagcagagggagaaagagggatcgCAGCCGCAGCAGAAGCCGGAGGAGCCAGAGCAGGAGCCCTTCCAGGTCCAGGAGTCGGGACAGGAGGAGGTCAGCCAGCAGAGAGAGGAACCCGCAGAGTCCCAAATCCAAGTAA